A genomic segment from Oncorhynchus keta strain PuntledgeMale-10-30-2019 chromosome 9, Oket_V2, whole genome shotgun sequence encodes:
- the rapgef1b gene encoding rap guanine nucleotide exchange factor 1b isoform X8 yields the protein MSGKIESKQDSQRSHLSSFTMKLMDKFHSPKIKRTPSKKGKQLQVEPVVKSQEKPVNKKVSRLEEQEKEVVSALRYFKTIVDKMVVEKKVLEMLPGSASKVLEAILPLVQVEARITHNSAVSSCHNRVYQSLANLIRWSDHVMLDGINLDDKDNVVAVTTVIKAVLDGVKELVKLTIKKQEQPSPTTPNRPPPPPITTPESRSELPLTEREREILSKTPLTEAVTDMAEEDVAPPKPPLPGLKMDALSPPPALPPKKRQSASSPTRVAVVATMSRGSSLPCSVHSQQQDYEQEFLQRRFSGGSQSYGCDSQRLSPYSSMGKLSRSEEQLCSMEQDSGQCSRNTSCETLDNTESYDPDYDFLHQDLAVFTGDTHLPSTTTPSGVMSLSPLPESHSECSSPVPPHAQFRSPPAPHHQQPHPPQSEYWTPQPSSHIIPLQLSRISAPPALPQKKRRSSQVSPYQDGCGSSGGPLNERSPSQYENLSEEELLHPTPPFPLFTPNSPMPQSNGGVFVTQYLASENADLPSSPPPLPEKRNKHVLAYMQFVEDYSEPQPSVFYQTPQNESIYEQRNKRFQDVYGLNDSFSSTDSVHEPLPIPLSPPPALPPKKRQLSVDEGGEGEYVNLYSSSQANEELELPPCLRPIAADDVIQDPAPQMQSSNSKEALDKDSRRQKSTDSVQSDEEEVDELSLIDHKEIMSRITLKQENDDGPDVRAGSGDILLVHATETDRKDLVLYCEVFLTTYRTFISPEDLIKKLHYRYTRFCHSPDTFKKRVSKNTFFVLVRLVDELCLVELTEDILKQLMDLVFRLVCNGELSLARVLRKNILDKVEQKKLLRCTNSLKPLAARGVSARPGTLHDFRSHEIADQLTLLDAELFYNIEIPEVLLWAKEQNEEKSPNLTQFTEHFNNMSYWVRSLIIQQEKGQDREKLLLKFIKIMKHLRKLNNFNSYLAILSALDSAPIRRLEWQKQTSEGLEEYCTLIDSSSSFRVYRAALADVEPPCIPYLGLILQDLTFVHLGNPDLIDGKVNFSKRWQQFNILDSMRRFQQVHYELKRNDDIVCFFNDFSDHLAEEALWELSLKIKPRNITRRRTEREEKT from the exons AAGGTGAGTCGGCtggaggagcaggagaaggaggtggTGAGCGCACTACGCTACTTCAAGACCATCGTGGACAAGATGGTGGTGGAGAAGAAGGTGCTGGAGATGCTGCCTGGCTCGGCCAGCAAGGTGCTGGAGGCTATTCTACCTCTGGTGCAGGTGGAGGCCCGGATAACACACAA TTCGGCTGTGTCGTCGTGTCACAACCGGGTGTACCAGAGCCTTGCCAACCTGATCCGCTGGTCCGACCACGTCATGCTGGACGGCATCAACCTTGATGACAAGGACAACGTGGTCGCGGTCACGACAGTCATCAAAGCCGTTCTGGATGGGGTCAAG GAGCTGGTCAAACTCACCATAAAGAAACAGGAGCAACCCTCCCCCACCACACCCAACAGACCCCCACCACCACCTATCACTACACCAGAGAG CAGGTCAGAGTTGCCACTGACAGAACGGGAGAGGGAGATCCTGAGTAAGACCCCGCTCACCGAGGCTGTGACGGACATGGCAGAGGAGGACGTAGCTCCGCCCAAACCCCCCCTCCCTGGCCTGAAAATGGATGCGCTCAG ccctccTCCAGCTTTGCCCCCAAAGAAGCGTCAGTCGGCCTCGTCGCCCACCCGTGTAGCAGTGGTGGCCACCATGAGCCGCGGCTCCAGCCTGCCCTGCAGCGTCCACAGTCAG caGCAGGACTATGAGCAGGAGTTCCTCCAGAGGCGTTTCTCAGGGGGCAGCCAGTCGTATGGGTGCGACTCTCAGCGCCTCTCGCCCTACAGCAGCATGGGGAAGCTCAGCAGGTCTGAAGAGCAGCTCTGCTCCATggaacaggacagtggacagtgctCCAGAAATACTAGCTGTGAGACACTGG acaacacagagagtTACGACCCCGACTATGACTTCCTCCACCAGGACCTCGCTGTCTTCACAGGGGACACCCACCtgccctccactaccaccccctcAGGGGTCATGTCCCTGTCCCCCCTCCCCGAGTCCCACAGTGAGTGCTCCTCCCCCGTGCCTCCTCACGCCCAGTTCAGGTCACCACCCGCCCCACACCACCAACAACCCCACCCACCCCAGTCTGAGTACTGGACCCCCCAGCCCAGTTCCCACATCATCCCCTTGCAACTATCCCGCATCAGTGCTCCTCCAGCATTACCCCAGAAGAAGCGCCGCAGCTCCCAGGTTTCACCTTATCAGGATGGGTGTGGCTCCTCGGGGGGACCCCTCAACGAGAGGTCCCCTTCCCAATACGAAAACCTGTCGGAGGAGGAGCTGCTGCACCCCACACCACCCTTTCCCCTCTTCACTCCCAACTCGCCCATGCCCCAGAGCAACGGGGGAGTGTTCGTGACCCAGTACCTGGCTAGCGAGAACGCCGACCTGCCCTCTAGTCCACCGCCACTGCCTGAGAAGAGGAACAAGCACG TCCTGGCGTACATGCAGTTTGTGGAGGACTACTCAGAGCCCCAGCCCTCAGTGTTCTACCAGACCCCACAGAATGAGAGCATCTATGAGCAGAGGAACAAACGCTTCCAGGACGTCTATGGCCTCAACGACTCCTTCAGCAGCACCGACTCGGTCCACGAGCCCCTTCCCATACCCCTTTCCCCCCCCCCCGCCCTGCCCCCCAAGAAGAGGcagctg AGCGTCGACGAGGGTGGCGAGGGCGAGTATGTCAACCTGTACTCATCCAGCCAGGCCAATGAGGAGCTGGAGCTGCCTCCCTGCCTCAGA CCAATCGCTGCTGATGATGTCATTCAAGACCCCGCCCCACAAATGCAATCCTCCAATAGCAAGGAGGCTCTGGACAAGGACAG CAGGAGGCAGAAGTCGACAGACTCGGTCCAGAGCGATGAGGAGGAAGTGGATGAGCTCTCTCTCATCGACCACAAAGAGATCATGTCCCGGATAACACTCAAACAGGAG aatGACGATGGACCTGATGTGCGTGCTGGATCAGGGGATATTCTGTTAGTCCACGCCACAGAGACAGACCGCAAAG ATCTGGTGTTGTACTGTGAGGTCTTCCTGACCACATACAGGACCTTCATCAGCCCAGAGGACCTCATTAAGAAGCTCCACTACAGATA CACCAGGTTCTGTCACAGTCCAGACACGTTTAAGAAGCGGGTCAGCAAGAACACCTTCTTTGTGCTCGTTAGACTGGTGGACGAACTGTG TCTGGTGGAGTTAACAGAGGACATCCTGAAGCAGCTGATGGACCTGGTGTTCAGGCTGGTGTGTAACGGCGAGCTGAGCCTGGCCCGCGTGCTCCGCAAGAACATCCTGGACAAG GTGGAGCAGAAGAAGCTGCTGCGCTGCACCAACTCCCTCAAGCCGCTGGCCGCCCGGGGCGTGTCCGCCAG GCCCGGAACGCTGCATGACTTCCGCAGCCATGAAATCGCAGATCAGCTCACGCTCCTGGATGCAGAACTTTTCTACAACATCGAG ATTCCTGAGGTGTTGCTTTGGGCCAAGGAACAGAACGAGGAAAAGAGTCCCAATCTGACTCAGTTCACAGAGCACTTTAACAATATGAGCTACTG GGTGCGCTCTCTAATCATTCAGCAGGAGAAAGGCCAGGACAGAGAGAAGCTGCTCCTCAAGTTCATTAAGATCATGAAG CACTTAagaaagttaaacaatttcaactCGTACTTGGCAATACTGTCTGCCCTGGACTCAGCCCCCATCCGCAGACTGGAGTGGCAGAAACAGACATCAGAG GGATTGGAGGAATACTGCACTTTGATTGACAGCTCGTCGTCTTTCCGAGTGTACAGGGCGGCTCTGGCCGACGTGGAGCCTCCATGCATCCCATACCT cGGTCTAATCCTGCAGGACCTGACCTTCGTCCACCTGGGGAACCCTGATCTCATCGATGGGAAGGTCAACTTCTCTAAGCGCTGGCAGCAGTTCAACATCCTGGACAGCATGAGGCGCTTCCAGCAAGT GCATTATGAGCTGAAGCGCAACGACGACATTGTGTGCTTCTTCAACGACTTCAGCGACCACCTGGCCGAGGAGGCGCTGTGGGAGCTCTCACTGAAGATCAAGCCTCGAAACATCACCCGGAGGCGGACAGAGCGCGAAGAGAAGACCTAG
- the rapgef1b gene encoding rap guanine nucleotide exchange factor 1b isoform X2 produces MSGKIESKQDSQRSHLSSFTMKLMDKFHSPKIKRTPSKKGKQLQVEPVVKSQEKPVNKKVSRLEEQEKEVVSALRYFKTIVDKMVVEKKVLEMLPGSASKVLEAILPLVQVEARITHNSAVSSCHNRVYQSLANLIRWSDHVMLDGINLDDKDNVVAVTTVIKAVLDGVKELVKLTIKKQEQPSPTTPNRPPPPPITTPERSELPLTEREREILSKTPLTEAVTDMAEEDVAPPKPPLPGLKMDALSPPPALPPKKRQSASSPTRVAVVATMSRGSSLPCSVHSQQQDYEQEFLQRRFSGGSQSYGCDSQRLSPYSSMGKLSRSEEQLCSMEQDSGQCSRNTSCETLDNTESYDPDYDFLHQDLAVFTGDTHLPSTTTPSGVMSLSPLPESHSECSSPVPPHAQFRSPPAPHHQQPHPPQSEYWTPQPSSHIIPLQLSRISAPPALPQKKRRSSQVSPYQDGCGSSGGPLNERSPSQYENLSEEELLHPTPPFPLFTPNSPMPQSNGGVFVTQYLASENADLPSSPPPLPEKRNKHVLAYMQFVEDYSEPQPSVFYQTPQNESIYEQRNKRFQDVYGLNDSFSSTDSVHEPLPIPLSPPPALPPKKRQLSSDQVALTNATVLDGSRGGPNGSLANSLGSVAICLPPPETTSLLTDSLLRTSAVSVDEGGEGEYVNLYSSSQANEELELPPCLRPIAADDVIQDPAPQMQSSNSKEALDKDSRRQKSTDSVQSDEEEVDELSLIDHKEIMSRITLKQENDDGPDVRAGSGDILLVHATETDRKDLVLYCEVFLTTYRTFISPEDLIKKLHYRYTRFCHSPDTFKKRVSKNTFFVLVRLVDELCLVELTEDILKQLMDLVFRLVCNGELSLARVLRKNILDKVEQKKLLRCTNSLKPLAARGVSARPGTLHDFRSHEIADQLTLLDAELFYNIEIPEVLLWAKEQNEEKSPNLTQFTEHFNNMSYWVRSLIIQQEKGQDREKLLLKFIKIMKHLRKLNNFNSYLAILSALDSAPIRRLEWQKQTSEGLEEYCTLIDSSSSFRVYRAALADVEPPCIPYLGLILQDLTFVHLGNPDLIDGKVNFSKRWQQFNILDSMRRFQQVHYELKRNDDIVCFFNDFSDHLAEEALWELSLKIKPRNITRRRTEREEKT; encoded by the exons AAGGTGAGTCGGCtggaggagcaggagaaggaggtggTGAGCGCACTACGCTACTTCAAGACCATCGTGGACAAGATGGTGGTGGAGAAGAAGGTGCTGGAGATGCTGCCTGGCTCGGCCAGCAAGGTGCTGGAGGCTATTCTACCTCTGGTGCAGGTGGAGGCCCGGATAACACACAA TTCGGCTGTGTCGTCGTGTCACAACCGGGTGTACCAGAGCCTTGCCAACCTGATCCGCTGGTCCGACCACGTCATGCTGGACGGCATCAACCTTGATGACAAGGACAACGTGGTCGCGGTCACGACAGTCATCAAAGCCGTTCTGGATGGGGTCAAG GAGCTGGTCAAACTCACCATAAAGAAACAGGAGCAACCCTCCCCCACCACACCCAACAGACCCCCACCACCACCTATCACTACACCAGAGAG GTCAGAGTTGCCACTGACAGAACGGGAGAGGGAGATCCTGAGTAAGACCCCGCTCACCGAGGCTGTGACGGACATGGCAGAGGAGGACGTAGCTCCGCCCAAACCCCCCCTCCCTGGCCTGAAAATGGATGCGCTCAG ccctccTCCAGCTTTGCCCCCAAAGAAGCGTCAGTCGGCCTCGTCGCCCACCCGTGTAGCAGTGGTGGCCACCATGAGCCGCGGCTCCAGCCTGCCCTGCAGCGTCCACAGTCAG caGCAGGACTATGAGCAGGAGTTCCTCCAGAGGCGTTTCTCAGGGGGCAGCCAGTCGTATGGGTGCGACTCTCAGCGCCTCTCGCCCTACAGCAGCATGGGGAAGCTCAGCAGGTCTGAAGAGCAGCTCTGCTCCATggaacaggacagtggacagtgctCCAGAAATACTAGCTGTGAGACACTGG acaacacagagagtTACGACCCCGACTATGACTTCCTCCACCAGGACCTCGCTGTCTTCACAGGGGACACCCACCtgccctccactaccaccccctcAGGGGTCATGTCCCTGTCCCCCCTCCCCGAGTCCCACAGTGAGTGCTCCTCCCCCGTGCCTCCTCACGCCCAGTTCAGGTCACCACCCGCCCCACACCACCAACAACCCCACCCACCCCAGTCTGAGTACTGGACCCCCCAGCCCAGTTCCCACATCATCCCCTTGCAACTATCCCGCATCAGTGCTCCTCCAGCATTACCCCAGAAGAAGCGCCGCAGCTCCCAGGTTTCACCTTATCAGGATGGGTGTGGCTCCTCGGGGGGACCCCTCAACGAGAGGTCCCCTTCCCAATACGAAAACCTGTCGGAGGAGGAGCTGCTGCACCCCACACCACCCTTTCCCCTCTTCACTCCCAACTCGCCCATGCCCCAGAGCAACGGGGGAGTGTTCGTGACCCAGTACCTGGCTAGCGAGAACGCCGACCTGCCCTCTAGTCCACCGCCACTGCCTGAGAAGAGGAACAAGCACG TCCTGGCGTACATGCAGTTTGTGGAGGACTACTCAGAGCCCCAGCCCTCAGTGTTCTACCAGACCCCACAGAATGAGAGCATCTATGAGCAGAGGAACAAACGCTTCCAGGACGTCTATGGCCTCAACGACTCCTTCAGCAGCACCGACTCGGTCCACGAGCCCCTTCCCATACCCCTTTCCCCCCCCCCCGCCCTGCCCCCCAAGAAGAGGcagctg AGTTCAGACCAGGTCGCCTTGACCAATGCCACTGTATTGGATGGCAGCAGGGGCGGGCCCAACGGTTCCCTGGCCAACTCATTGGGCTCTGTGGccatctgtcttcctcctcctgaGACCACTTCTCTTCTAACTGACTCTCTCCTCCGCACCTCGGCAGTG AGCGTCGACGAGGGTGGCGAGGGCGAGTATGTCAACCTGTACTCATCCAGCCAGGCCAATGAGGAGCTGGAGCTGCCTCCCTGCCTCAGA CCAATCGCTGCTGATGATGTCATTCAAGACCCCGCCCCACAAATGCAATCCTCCAATAGCAAGGAGGCTCTGGACAAGGACAG CAGGAGGCAGAAGTCGACAGACTCGGTCCAGAGCGATGAGGAGGAAGTGGATGAGCTCTCTCTCATCGACCACAAAGAGATCATGTCCCGGATAACACTCAAACAGGAG aatGACGATGGACCTGATGTGCGTGCTGGATCAGGGGATATTCTGTTAGTCCACGCCACAGAGACAGACCGCAAAG ATCTGGTGTTGTACTGTGAGGTCTTCCTGACCACATACAGGACCTTCATCAGCCCAGAGGACCTCATTAAGAAGCTCCACTACAGATA CACCAGGTTCTGTCACAGTCCAGACACGTTTAAGAAGCGGGTCAGCAAGAACACCTTCTTTGTGCTCGTTAGACTGGTGGACGAACTGTG TCTGGTGGAGTTAACAGAGGACATCCTGAAGCAGCTGATGGACCTGGTGTTCAGGCTGGTGTGTAACGGCGAGCTGAGCCTGGCCCGCGTGCTCCGCAAGAACATCCTGGACAAG GTGGAGCAGAAGAAGCTGCTGCGCTGCACCAACTCCCTCAAGCCGCTGGCCGCCCGGGGCGTGTCCGCCAG GCCCGGAACGCTGCATGACTTCCGCAGCCATGAAATCGCAGATCAGCTCACGCTCCTGGATGCAGAACTTTTCTACAACATCGAG ATTCCTGAGGTGTTGCTTTGGGCCAAGGAACAGAACGAGGAAAAGAGTCCCAATCTGACTCAGTTCACAGAGCACTTTAACAATATGAGCTACTG GGTGCGCTCTCTAATCATTCAGCAGGAGAAAGGCCAGGACAGAGAGAAGCTGCTCCTCAAGTTCATTAAGATCATGAAG CACTTAagaaagttaaacaatttcaactCGTACTTGGCAATACTGTCTGCCCTGGACTCAGCCCCCATCCGCAGACTGGAGTGGCAGAAACAGACATCAGAG GGATTGGAGGAATACTGCACTTTGATTGACAGCTCGTCGTCTTTCCGAGTGTACAGGGCGGCTCTGGCCGACGTGGAGCCTCCATGCATCCCATACCT cGGTCTAATCCTGCAGGACCTGACCTTCGTCCACCTGGGGAACCCTGATCTCATCGATGGGAAGGTCAACTTCTCTAAGCGCTGGCAGCAGTTCAACATCCTGGACAGCATGAGGCGCTTCCAGCAAGT GCATTATGAGCTGAAGCGCAACGACGACATTGTGTGCTTCTTCAACGACTTCAGCGACCACCTGGCCGAGGAGGCGCTGTGGGAGCTCTCACTGAAGATCAAGCCTCGAAACATCACCCGGAGGCGGACAGAGCGCGAAGAGAAGACCTAG
- the rapgef1b gene encoding rap guanine nucleotide exchange factor 1b isoform X1, producing the protein MSGKIESKQDSQRSHLSSFTMKLMDKFHSPKIKRTPSKKGKQLQVEPVVKSQEKPVNKKVSRLEEQEKEVVSALRYFKTIVDKMVVEKKVLEMLPGSASKVLEAILPLVQVEARITHNSAVSSCHNRVYQSLANLIRWSDHVMLDGINLDDKDNVVAVTTVIKAVLDGVKELVKLTIKKQEQPSPTTPNRPPPPPITTPESRSELPLTEREREILSKTPLTEAVTDMAEEDVAPPKPPLPGLKMDALSPPPALPPKKRQSASSPTRVAVVATMSRGSSLPCSVHSQQQDYEQEFLQRRFSGGSQSYGCDSQRLSPYSSMGKLSRSEEQLCSMEQDSGQCSRNTSCETLDNTESYDPDYDFLHQDLAVFTGDTHLPSTTTPSGVMSLSPLPESHSECSSPVPPHAQFRSPPAPHHQQPHPPQSEYWTPQPSSHIIPLQLSRISAPPALPQKKRRSSQVSPYQDGCGSSGGPLNERSPSQYENLSEEELLHPTPPFPLFTPNSPMPQSNGGVFVTQYLASENADLPSSPPPLPEKRNKHVLAYMQFVEDYSEPQPSVFYQTPQNESIYEQRNKRFQDVYGLNDSFSSTDSVHEPLPIPLSPPPALPPKKRQLSSDQVALTNATVLDGSRGGPNGSLANSLGSVAICLPPPETTSLLTDSLLRTSAVSVDEGGEGEYVNLYSSSQANEELELPPCLRPIAADDVIQDPAPQMQSSNSKEALDKDSRRQKSTDSVQSDEEEVDELSLIDHKEIMSRITLKQENDDGPDVRAGSGDILLVHATETDRKDLVLYCEVFLTTYRTFISPEDLIKKLHYRYTRFCHSPDTFKKRVSKNTFFVLVRLVDELCLVELTEDILKQLMDLVFRLVCNGELSLARVLRKNILDKVEQKKLLRCTNSLKPLAARGVSARPGTLHDFRSHEIADQLTLLDAELFYNIEIPEVLLWAKEQNEEKSPNLTQFTEHFNNMSYWVRSLIIQQEKGQDREKLLLKFIKIMKHLRKLNNFNSYLAILSALDSAPIRRLEWQKQTSEGLEEYCTLIDSSSSFRVYRAALADVEPPCIPYLGLILQDLTFVHLGNPDLIDGKVNFSKRWQQFNILDSMRRFQQVHYELKRNDDIVCFFNDFSDHLAEEALWELSLKIKPRNITRRRTEREEKT; encoded by the exons AAGGTGAGTCGGCtggaggagcaggagaaggaggtggTGAGCGCACTACGCTACTTCAAGACCATCGTGGACAAGATGGTGGTGGAGAAGAAGGTGCTGGAGATGCTGCCTGGCTCGGCCAGCAAGGTGCTGGAGGCTATTCTACCTCTGGTGCAGGTGGAGGCCCGGATAACACACAA TTCGGCTGTGTCGTCGTGTCACAACCGGGTGTACCAGAGCCTTGCCAACCTGATCCGCTGGTCCGACCACGTCATGCTGGACGGCATCAACCTTGATGACAAGGACAACGTGGTCGCGGTCACGACAGTCATCAAAGCCGTTCTGGATGGGGTCAAG GAGCTGGTCAAACTCACCATAAAGAAACAGGAGCAACCCTCCCCCACCACACCCAACAGACCCCCACCACCACCTATCACTACACCAGAGAG CAGGTCAGAGTTGCCACTGACAGAACGGGAGAGGGAGATCCTGAGTAAGACCCCGCTCACCGAGGCTGTGACGGACATGGCAGAGGAGGACGTAGCTCCGCCCAAACCCCCCCTCCCTGGCCTGAAAATGGATGCGCTCAG ccctccTCCAGCTTTGCCCCCAAAGAAGCGTCAGTCGGCCTCGTCGCCCACCCGTGTAGCAGTGGTGGCCACCATGAGCCGCGGCTCCAGCCTGCCCTGCAGCGTCCACAGTCAG caGCAGGACTATGAGCAGGAGTTCCTCCAGAGGCGTTTCTCAGGGGGCAGCCAGTCGTATGGGTGCGACTCTCAGCGCCTCTCGCCCTACAGCAGCATGGGGAAGCTCAGCAGGTCTGAAGAGCAGCTCTGCTCCATggaacaggacagtggacagtgctCCAGAAATACTAGCTGTGAGACACTGG acaacacagagagtTACGACCCCGACTATGACTTCCTCCACCAGGACCTCGCTGTCTTCACAGGGGACACCCACCtgccctccactaccaccccctcAGGGGTCATGTCCCTGTCCCCCCTCCCCGAGTCCCACAGTGAGTGCTCCTCCCCCGTGCCTCCTCACGCCCAGTTCAGGTCACCACCCGCCCCACACCACCAACAACCCCACCCACCCCAGTCTGAGTACTGGACCCCCCAGCCCAGTTCCCACATCATCCCCTTGCAACTATCCCGCATCAGTGCTCCTCCAGCATTACCCCAGAAGAAGCGCCGCAGCTCCCAGGTTTCACCTTATCAGGATGGGTGTGGCTCCTCGGGGGGACCCCTCAACGAGAGGTCCCCTTCCCAATACGAAAACCTGTCGGAGGAGGAGCTGCTGCACCCCACACCACCCTTTCCCCTCTTCACTCCCAACTCGCCCATGCCCCAGAGCAACGGGGGAGTGTTCGTGACCCAGTACCTGGCTAGCGAGAACGCCGACCTGCCCTCTAGTCCACCGCCACTGCCTGAGAAGAGGAACAAGCACG TCCTGGCGTACATGCAGTTTGTGGAGGACTACTCAGAGCCCCAGCCCTCAGTGTTCTACCAGACCCCACAGAATGAGAGCATCTATGAGCAGAGGAACAAACGCTTCCAGGACGTCTATGGCCTCAACGACTCCTTCAGCAGCACCGACTCGGTCCACGAGCCCCTTCCCATACCCCTTTCCCCCCCCCCCGCCCTGCCCCCCAAGAAGAGGcagctg AGTTCAGACCAGGTCGCCTTGACCAATGCCACTGTATTGGATGGCAGCAGGGGCGGGCCCAACGGTTCCCTGGCCAACTCATTGGGCTCTGTGGccatctgtcttcctcctcctgaGACCACTTCTCTTCTAACTGACTCTCTCCTCCGCACCTCGGCAGTG AGCGTCGACGAGGGTGGCGAGGGCGAGTATGTCAACCTGTACTCATCCAGCCAGGCCAATGAGGAGCTGGAGCTGCCTCCCTGCCTCAGA CCAATCGCTGCTGATGATGTCATTCAAGACCCCGCCCCACAAATGCAATCCTCCAATAGCAAGGAGGCTCTGGACAAGGACAG CAGGAGGCAGAAGTCGACAGACTCGGTCCAGAGCGATGAGGAGGAAGTGGATGAGCTCTCTCTCATCGACCACAAAGAGATCATGTCCCGGATAACACTCAAACAGGAG aatGACGATGGACCTGATGTGCGTGCTGGATCAGGGGATATTCTGTTAGTCCACGCCACAGAGACAGACCGCAAAG ATCTGGTGTTGTACTGTGAGGTCTTCCTGACCACATACAGGACCTTCATCAGCCCAGAGGACCTCATTAAGAAGCTCCACTACAGATA CACCAGGTTCTGTCACAGTCCAGACACGTTTAAGAAGCGGGTCAGCAAGAACACCTTCTTTGTGCTCGTTAGACTGGTGGACGAACTGTG TCTGGTGGAGTTAACAGAGGACATCCTGAAGCAGCTGATGGACCTGGTGTTCAGGCTGGTGTGTAACGGCGAGCTGAGCCTGGCCCGCGTGCTCCGCAAGAACATCCTGGACAAG GTGGAGCAGAAGAAGCTGCTGCGCTGCACCAACTCCCTCAAGCCGCTGGCCGCCCGGGGCGTGTCCGCCAG GCCCGGAACGCTGCATGACTTCCGCAGCCATGAAATCGCAGATCAGCTCACGCTCCTGGATGCAGAACTTTTCTACAACATCGAG ATTCCTGAGGTGTTGCTTTGGGCCAAGGAACAGAACGAGGAAAAGAGTCCCAATCTGACTCAGTTCACAGAGCACTTTAACAATATGAGCTACTG GGTGCGCTCTCTAATCATTCAGCAGGAGAAAGGCCAGGACAGAGAGAAGCTGCTCCTCAAGTTCATTAAGATCATGAAG CACTTAagaaagttaaacaatttcaactCGTACTTGGCAATACTGTCTGCCCTGGACTCAGCCCCCATCCGCAGACTGGAGTGGCAGAAACAGACATCAGAG GGATTGGAGGAATACTGCACTTTGATTGACAGCTCGTCGTCTTTCCGAGTGTACAGGGCGGCTCTGGCCGACGTGGAGCCTCCATGCATCCCATACCT cGGTCTAATCCTGCAGGACCTGACCTTCGTCCACCTGGGGAACCCTGATCTCATCGATGGGAAGGTCAACTTCTCTAAGCGCTGGCAGCAGTTCAACATCCTGGACAGCATGAGGCGCTTCCAGCAAGT GCATTATGAGCTGAAGCGCAACGACGACATTGTGTGCTTCTTCAACGACTTCAGCGACCACCTGGCCGAGGAGGCGCTGTGGGAGCTCTCACTGAAGATCAAGCCTCGAAACATCACCCGGAGGCGGACAGAGCGCGAAGAGAAGACCTAG